One Bacillus sp. FJAT-52991 genomic region harbors:
- a CDS encoding methyl-accepting chemotaxis protein translates to MAYGAEVQANNVNTSHTITVEMAEQMEQAKLSVTSITDAIEHTNSKAELGYSKINESLKQIQHIDETQCATADKMKELGQKSTEIGQIIDFITAISTETNLLALNASIEAARAGEHGKGFAIVANEVKKLAEQSNRAADSIKSLIVDIQTVSLNVTEAMNTSTEAVKQGLSVSNETGVYFNDIVDMIKEIKEQSATVSMMIKQVTESTQQLNQGMDEINQLGIQSAANTQNVAAAAEEQNAAMDDISASAHSLSQLADELQASVSRFKM, encoded by the coding sequence ATGGCTTACGGGGCAGAAGTCCAAGCGAACAACGTGAACACTTCTCATACAATTACGGTAGAGATGGCTGAACAAATGGAACAAGCCAAGCTTTCTGTCACCTCCATCACCGATGCCATCGAGCACACAAATTCGAAAGCGGAATTAGGCTACAGCAAAATTAATGAATCGTTAAAGCAAATTCAACATATAGATGAAACTCAGTGCGCCACGGCAGACAAGATGAAGGAGCTTGGGCAAAAGTCAACAGAAATTGGGCAAATCATTGACTTCATCACCGCTATTTCTACGGAAACAAACTTGCTGGCTTTAAATGCCTCCATCGAAGCCGCGAGAGCAGGAGAACATGGAAAAGGATTTGCGATTGTCGCCAATGAAGTGAAAAAACTAGCTGAACAATCCAATCGGGCAGCTGACAGTATCAAAAGCTTGATCGTGGATATTCAAACCGTTTCGCTGAATGTCACTGAAGCAATGAACACGAGTACAGAGGCCGTTAAACAAGGGCTTAGCGTATCCAATGAAACAGGTGTGTATTTCAATGACATCGTCGACATGATCAAGGAAATAAAAGAACAGTCTGCTACTGTATCAATGATGATCAAACAAGTCACTGAGAGCACGCAGCAATTAAACCAGGGAATGGACGAAATCAATCAACTTGGGATTCAATCTGCGGCGAATACCCAAAATGTGGCCGCAGCAGCTGAAGAACAAAATGCCGCCATGGATGATATCTCAGCTAGCGCCCACTCACTGAGCCAGCTAGCAGACGAACTGCAAGCATCTGTTAGTCGATTTAAAATGTAA
- a CDS encoding 5'-nucleotidase C-terminal domain-containing protein: MGYLSKSHRKFVVSAATVTLVATAVTPASAASFTDVSKDYKEAVDYLISNKITDGMTDTTFGTTLSIKRVDAAVMLAKALKLDTENVEDAGFTDVPARAKGYVNALKKAGIIDGKTETKFAPDQNITRGEAALMLAEAYDLKGDDTKLPFTDVPSRYQDAVSALVKHDITSGKTANSFGTTDDITRGEYAIFLHKLSKLENNFTLSLMHTNDTHANIENTPKKMTAIKEVRAEKPDALLVDAGDVFSGTLYFNEFKGQADLKLMNLMGYDVMTFGNHEFDLGSSPEGHQALVDFIEGAKFPFVSSNVDFSKDDKFKGLFSDTISSKPEDGKIYNGIVKEVDGEKVGFFGLTTAETKDISSANKVEFENYIAEAEKAVKAFEGMGVNKIVAVSHIGYDDNAAVDNDLTLATQVDGIDVIVGGHSHTKLSEPTVVNKDETGKVKDPTVIVQADQYNKFLGTLDVEFDKNGKVVGQAGQLIEIKDQKEDAETKALLAPYTAKINEVKNTPTGGTAEKQLDNPRTSSDDTQPSVRKNETELGNLITDGMLAKAKEYNPKVVMALQNGGGIRTSIDQGPITVGEVINVLPFGNTLATMEVTGAELKEAFETSVKALPKENGGFLHVSGAKVKYDSSKPAGERVVSISYKKPDGTYEEIQPAEKYTVATNAFTAKGGDGYDVFKKVYEEGRVTDLGLSDWENLRDHVKSLGTVNPQIEGRIVDVAK, encoded by the coding sequence ATGGGTTACCTATCAAAATCGCATCGCAAATTTGTCGTTTCTGCCGCAACAGTTACGCTTGTAGCTACAGCGGTTACACCTGCATCAGCTGCTTCATTTACAGATGTATCTAAAGATTATAAAGAGGCAGTGGATTACCTCATTAGTAATAAAATCACGGATGGCATGACGGACACAACATTTGGTACGACTCTTTCTATTAAACGTGTTGATGCTGCGGTGATGCTAGCGAAGGCGTTAAAGCTCGACACTGAAAATGTTGAAGATGCTGGTTTTACAGATGTACCTGCTCGTGCGAAAGGCTATGTCAATGCTTTAAAGAAAGCGGGAATCATAGATGGGAAAACAGAGACGAAATTTGCTCCCGATCAAAACATTACACGCGGTGAAGCGGCACTCATGCTAGCGGAAGCATATGATTTAAAAGGAGACGATACGAAACTTCCTTTTACAGACGTTCCTTCTCGTTATCAGGATGCCGTTAGTGCACTTGTGAAACATGACATCACGTCAGGTAAAACAGCCAATTCTTTTGGGACAACGGACGATATTACACGCGGTGAATACGCGATTTTCTTACATAAGCTTTCAAAACTAGAGAACAATTTTACCTTGTCCTTAATGCATACGAACGATACGCATGCCAATATCGAGAATACCCCGAAAAAAATGACGGCGATTAAAGAAGTGCGTGCTGAAAAGCCAGATGCGCTATTAGTCGATGCAGGGGATGTCTTCTCTGGCACACTATATTTCAATGAATTTAAAGGTCAAGCAGATTTAAAGCTTATGAATCTGATGGGCTACGATGTGATGACGTTTGGTAACCATGAATTCGACCTTGGTTCCAGTCCTGAAGGCCATCAAGCATTAGTAGACTTTATCGAAGGGGCTAAGTTCCCGTTTGTTAGCTCCAATGTCGATTTCTCCAAGGATGACAAATTCAAAGGATTATTCAGCGATACGATTTCTAGTAAACCTGAAGACGGAAAAATCTACAACGGAATCGTCAAAGAAGTGGACGGTGAAAAGGTTGGATTCTTCGGGTTGACGACGGCAGAAACGAAGGATATCTCTAGCGCGAACAAAGTAGAATTTGAAAACTACATTGCAGAAGCGGAAAAAGCGGTGAAAGCGTTTGAAGGAATGGGTGTTAACAAAATCGTAGCTGTTTCTCATATCGGTTATGATGACAATGCCGCGGTCGATAATGATTTAACATTAGCTACTCAAGTAGACGGCATTGATGTCATCGTTGGTGGACACAGCCATACAAAATTAAGCGAACCGACTGTAGTGAACAAAGATGAAACGGGCAAAGTAAAAGATCCAACGGTTATTGTTCAAGCCGATCAGTACAACAAGTTTTTAGGTACATTAGATGTTGAATTCGACAAGAACGGAAAAGTGGTTGGACAAGCTGGTCAGTTGATCGAAATTAAAGATCAAAAAGAAGATGCTGAAACGAAGGCACTACTAGCACCATACACAGCCAAAATCAATGAAGTCAAAAACACACCTACTGGGGGAACGGCAGAAAAGCAGTTAGATAACCCACGTACTTCAAGTGATGATACACAGCCAAGTGTTCGTAAAAACGAAACAGAACTTGGGAACTTAATTACGGACGGCATGCTTGCAAAAGCGAAAGAGTATAATCCAAAAGTCGTGATGGCACTGCAAAACGGTGGCGGTATCCGCACATCTATTGATCAAGGACCGATCACAGTGGGTGAAGTGATTAATGTTCTTCCATTCGGTAACACGTTAGCAACTATGGAAGTGACAGGTGCTGAGTTGAAAGAAGCGTTTGAAACAAGTGTAAAAGCTTTACCAAAGGAAAACGGCGGCTTCTTACATGTCTCAGGAGCAAAAGTAAAATATGACTCTTCTAAACCAGCAGGTGAGCGAGTAGTGTCGATTTCTTATAAAAAGCCAGATGGCACTTATGAAGAAATTCAACCTGCAGAAAAGTACACAGTCGCAACAAATGCCTTCACAGCAAAAGGTGGAGACGGCTATGATGTCTTCAAGAAAGTTTATGAAGAAGGTCGCGTAACAGATCTTGGTTTATCCGATTGGGAAAACCTTAGAGATCATGTGAAGAGCTTAGGAACAGTTAATCCGCAAATCGAAGGACGTATTGTGGACGTAGCTAAATAA
- a CDS encoding HAMP domain-containing methyl-accepting chemotaxis protein → MSIKLRSFLSFGLIFLLLMFLWMYQQQNSSSQIEQIQTIKDRTLQTSLLSDELKLSVVQVQQYLSDISATRGQNGLDDGFEQAKKYSDVFYHDIQTLKELNPNDVERLNSIEQSFQIYYALGQKMANQYVKHGPQKGNQIMLEFDKAATDINDKVNVFQQENTEKITQSIEDIEQLIQKNTVFFNWMIAIVFVIGAIVAIFLSRSIIAPLHRLILSTEAIAKGDLNQSVSLQSKDEVGTLSQSFEQMRIQLSKLIQKIDTTSKEIVSSSEQLTTSAGKNEKATEEITSAMQEVAFVTERQATDSSNSSRFISEVSQGMTQAAQAIQTVTDLGQHAKSNAGQGNQVVQETLKQMNQIHQKVDSTFEVIQRLDQKSREIDQIISIITDIANQTNLLSLNAAIESARAGEHGKGFAVVAGEVKQLAEQSEQSANEIRKLIEEIQLESKNAIQSMKEGIAAVQGGMNLTAQTDDSFNEIAKLIEDISVQNHEVSAVVEQVNASTGGIVEMIQRMTHTSEESAANAQNVAIAAEEQHTSMKDISSSVEGLSNMANDLKKLVNQFKL, encoded by the coding sequence TTGTCAATTAAATTAAGAAGCTTTCTTTCTTTCGGTCTCATTTTTCTATTGTTAATGTTTCTTTGGATGTATCAACAGCAAAATTCGAGTTCTCAAATTGAGCAAATACAAACGATTAAAGATCGAACCTTGCAAACATCCCTATTATCAGATGAGCTGAAGTTATCAGTCGTGCAGGTCCAGCAGTATTTATCTGATATTAGTGCAACTAGAGGACAAAATGGGCTAGACGATGGATTTGAGCAAGCGAAAAAGTATAGCGACGTTTTTTATCATGATATTCAAACACTGAAAGAACTGAATCCAAATGATGTTGAAAGACTAAACTCAATTGAGCAATCTTTTCAAATCTACTATGCTTTAGGGCAGAAAATGGCCAATCAGTATGTCAAACACGGTCCGCAAAAAGGAAATCAAATCATGCTTGAATTTGATAAAGCGGCAACAGATATTAACGATAAGGTGAATGTCTTCCAACAAGAAAACACAGAGAAAATCACACAGTCCATTGAAGACATTGAACAACTTATTCAAAAGAATACCGTCTTTTTTAACTGGATGATTGCCATCGTTTTTGTCATTGGCGCTATCGTTGCTATTTTCCTAAGTCGGTCCATTATTGCCCCACTTCATCGATTAATTCTCTCAACAGAGGCCATTGCTAAAGGTGATTTGAATCAATCCGTCTCTTTGCAATCAAAAGATGAAGTTGGGACATTATCACAATCTTTTGAGCAAATGCGAATCCAACTAAGTAAATTGATCCAAAAAATTGATACGACCTCAAAAGAAATCGTCTCCTCATCCGAACAATTAACGACGAGCGCAGGCAAAAATGAAAAAGCGACGGAAGAGATCACTTCTGCAATGCAGGAAGTCGCTTTTGTAACAGAAAGGCAAGCAACCGATTCTTCTAACTCTTCACGCTTTATTTCAGAGGTTTCTCAAGGAATGACTCAAGCCGCTCAAGCCATTCAAACGGTGACAGATTTAGGCCAACATGCCAAATCTAATGCGGGACAAGGAAATCAAGTCGTACAAGAAACGTTAAAACAAATGAATCAAATTCATCAAAAAGTAGATAGCACCTTTGAGGTCATTCAACGACTTGATCAGAAATCAAGAGAAATCGATCAAATTATCTCGATCATCACTGATATTGCTAACCAGACAAATCTATTATCATTAAATGCAGCGATTGAATCAGCACGGGCTGGAGAGCATGGGAAAGGATTTGCTGTTGTCGCTGGTGAAGTGAAACAGCTAGCGGAACAATCCGAGCAATCTGCCAATGAAATTCGCAAATTAATCGAAGAAATCCAACTGGAATCTAAAAACGCCATTCAATCGATGAAAGAAGGCATAGCGGCTGTGCAAGGTGGAATGAATTTAACCGCACAAACAGATGATTCCTTCAACGAGATTGCTAAACTTATTGAAGATATCTCCGTTCAAAACCATGAGGTCTCCGCTGTCGTCGAACAAGTGAATGCTAGCACCGGTGGCATTGTCGAAATGATTCAGCGTATGACCCATACATCAGAAGAATCAGCTGCTAATGCACAAAATGTAGCGATTGCTGCTGAAGAACAACATACATCAATGAAAGATATCTCCTCCTCAGTCGAAGGACTTAGCAACATGGCTAATGACTTAAAGAAGCTAGTCAATCAATTTAAACTATAA
- a CDS encoding S-layer homology domain-containing protein: MKKAIIFILSVLLFCTAVPMNQAQAAAEPFTDIKSNNRFYEPIWSLTAKGVLVSEDENSFKVAPNKLVTRADAADMITAMLGLELESDHPGFRDVTKDNVRYDSIAALAERGIISGYSNGMVKPNEVLTRAQMAKMISLSFNYKTNANAVTPFKDVPKGHWATPYIDALVRNGVTTGTTATTFSPNDKLTRQQMALFLYRAHQKKSVSQYNDEEIFNLIREVQNKADMVVGYYKNVSAKRPPFSKVRAELLPYAETAIVDGFMKEYYNNSCTECDWIMYNEVYDTGLPYEIMERSNQKIKVKVRYPHGMDEAYTAVWTVVNTNGKWKIKDWEEYSIKEAPFKLTVKQAEHYLKSVIEDPWNWENKREYVKSIKHEGTNKGYYKFLIKTNLDEYVTEINPTDASIKE; the protein is encoded by the coding sequence TTGAAAAAGGCAATTATTTTTATTTTATCAGTTTTACTTTTTTGCACAGCGGTACCTATGAATCAAGCGCAAGCAGCTGCTGAGCCGTTTACAGACATCAAGTCGAACAATCGTTTTTACGAGCCGATTTGGAGTTTGACGGCAAAAGGGGTACTTGTATCAGAAGATGAGAATTCATTCAAGGTAGCGCCTAATAAATTGGTGACGCGTGCGGATGCAGCTGATATGATCACTGCGATGCTTGGATTAGAGTTAGAAAGTGATCATCCTGGATTTCGTGATGTAACAAAAGACAACGTTCGCTATGACTCCATTGCGGCTTTGGCAGAGCGAGGGATTATTTCTGGCTATTCGAATGGTATGGTCAAGCCGAATGAAGTATTAACGCGAGCGCAAATGGCGAAGATGATTTCGTTAAGCTTCAACTATAAAACGAATGCAAATGCCGTCACTCCATTTAAAGATGTACCTAAAGGACATTGGGCGACTCCTTATATTGATGCGTTAGTCCGTAACGGTGTGACAACTGGGACAACGGCTACTACTTTCTCACCAAATGATAAATTAACACGTCAGCAAATGGCTTTATTCTTATATCGTGCTCATCAGAAAAAGTCAGTAAGCCAATATAATGATGAGGAAATCTTTAATTTAATTAGGGAAGTACAGAACAAAGCCGATATGGTTGTTGGGTATTATAAGAATGTTTCAGCTAAGAGGCCACCATTCTCAAAAGTTCGAGCAGAATTGCTTCCTTATGCTGAAACAGCCATTGTGGATGGCTTTATGAAAGAATACTATAATAACTCATGCACGGAATGCGATTGGATCATGTATAATGAGGTGTATGATACGGGGCTTCCGTATGAGATTATGGAACGCAGTAACCAGAAGATCAAGGTGAAAGTACGTTACCCACATGGAATGGATGAAGCTTATACAGCCGTTTGGACTGTAGTGAATACCAATGGCAAGTGGAAAATCAAAGACTGGGAAGAGTATTCTATTAAAGAAGCACCATTTAAATTAACAGTAAAACAAGCGGAACACTATTTGAAATCAGTGATTGAAGATCCATGGAATTGGGAGAACAAACGTGAGTATGTCAAGTCAATCAAACACGAAGGAACAAATAAAGGCTACTATAAGTTCTTAATTAAAACAAACCTAGATGAATACGTGACTGAAATTAACCCGACAGACGCATCCATAAAGGAATAA
- a CDS encoding endonuclease, with product MSKKKWKKTLNSVLSATLATSLLVPAFPLTAKAATTATDLIISEYIEGSSFNKAIELYNGTGKEIDLSTYTLEMHSNGATTATNKVNLTGTLESNDTYVIYHKDAAPEIKKQGDLENSTVVNFNGDDPVVLRKDGAVVDSIGQANGSKNNFGADVTLVRKSSVISGDTNIEDAFVATEWNSSTKDDVSNLGSHEMDGSTPPEPTEPVDVTSATITGTAKVGEKLTAAANEGATNVKYQWQVADAADGTYTDIEGATKATLPLTAAQERKFIQVVISGDNSSTATSKATEQVAAADPVQVMSIADARTKAQGQEVVVKGVVTAKLKNTIHMQDETGAIAVRPTSLNVELGDEVTLKGTLKEYNSLLQMEPATIETKGDNVGVPEPLEITASEVKEENESKLAKIKNVTITADLGSGNYSGTVDGETVTIRDENGNLGLAANTKYDSITGIVSQFKDTYQIIPRSQQDIVADSSVVQPVFANPGSGTFVGGTTVNLSTNTPNADILYTVDGTDPIEKGVKYEAPIEITADTTLKAVVKAADGKYSEVKTFDYKVTDSLQIHDIQGASHQSSFDGQTVQNIEGIVTYSFVLGGSTYYHIQTPDEKVDNDPKTSEGMILYSGKNAWPIKVGDLVSVTGKVSEYAIDGFPDRQKTDMKTTQINVRNDQGGNVEVIQSGVDLPKPIVIDEKNLPNQHVDSDHLAEFNPNVDAIDFWESLEGMRIEVGNVKAVAPQEHGDLVTVLESKQTNSLHGGVLLEKDKQNADRIQFRLEPNSQARDFEVATGDKFKGPITGVVGYSFQNYKIYVSLDEMKAAHVKGEAKPEQTKIVKDDEKLTIASYNLENFSNNSKTTTDDKAQKLARAIANDMKSPDIVGVTEVQDNNGPDAGDSKADQSYQRLITEIKKAGGPEYKYVNIDPENDQDGGQPGANIRVGFLYNPERVSLTEGMPAGNATTAVDYKDGKLTHNPGRIDPTNSAFNSSRKPLAAQFDFQGESVIVIANHWNSKNGDTPLFGSQQPPVYGSEVQRKQIATVVSDFIKDVKTENPNANIVSLGDFNDFQFTEALKIHEGEHMTNMINKVEESDRYTYVYQGNSQVLDHILVSNNLVDQTEVDILHVNADFTDMAGRASDHDPLLVQVGLADDGEVAPITPEKVYNLKNFKTKKLTIQSPSVGIDLDESSVITEGIYLTSAYAELKGAGLKTTKVTIKPKNEGAIIDFKGAEVSEVIIDGTNVKEIRGAENIKNIKYENGATPDSIKFTDSKGEPIGSPSLPEENKAPVLKKDFENQTVKVGETISLPLSDYFSDPDNDPLTFTSTKGSIDPKTATLTLALEEGTHMVAVTATDGKASETARFGVTVKGEETPVDDYYKDAYGKTGSELKASLHEIIDDHTQLSYDQVWEALKETDEDPANPNNVILLYSGKSRPKSAAGGDVGDWNREHVWAKSHGDFGTSRGPGTDIHHLRPTDVTINSTRGSLDFDNGGSPVKNCDGCFKTANSWEPPDRVKGDVARMLFYMTVRYENGDRVDLELNEKLNNGKNPYHGKESVLLEWHEQDPVDNFEKNRNNVIQKWQGNRNPFIDHPEWAEMIW from the coding sequence ATGAGCAAGAAGAAATGGAAAAAAACGCTCAATAGCGTTTTATCAGCCACTTTAGCTACAAGTTTGCTAGTACCTGCTTTTCCATTAACAGCAAAGGCTGCAACAACCGCCACTGACTTGATTATTTCGGAGTATATTGAAGGAAGCAGCTTTAACAAGGCGATTGAACTTTACAATGGGACAGGGAAAGAAATTGATTTAAGTACCTATACACTTGAAATGCACTCAAATGGAGCTACTACTGCAACTAATAAGGTGAATTTAACTGGAACATTAGAAAGTAATGATACGTATGTGATCTATCATAAGGATGCAGCACCAGAAATAAAGAAGCAGGGGGATCTAGAAAATTCTACAGTCGTTAATTTTAATGGAGATGATCCAGTTGTTTTAAGAAAGGATGGAGCCGTTGTAGACTCTATTGGGCAGGCTAACGGATCAAAAAATAATTTTGGTGCAGACGTTACACTCGTCCGTAAAAGCTCCGTCATATCCGGTGATACAAATATTGAGGACGCATTTGTAGCTACTGAGTGGAATAGTTCCACTAAAGATGATGTTTCTAATTTAGGCTCTCATGAAATGGACGGCTCAACACCGCCAGAACCAACTGAACCGGTAGACGTAACATCCGCTACAATCACAGGAACAGCCAAAGTAGGGGAAAAGTTAACTGCAGCAGCCAATGAAGGAGCAACGAATGTAAAGTACCAATGGCAAGTGGCTGATGCAGCTGATGGCACTTACACAGATATTGAAGGTGCTACAAAAGCAACCTTACCATTAACGGCAGCTCAAGAAAGGAAATTTATTCAGGTAGTTATTAGTGGAGATAATAGCTCTACGGCGACTAGTAAGGCGACTGAACAAGTTGCAGCAGCAGATCCTGTTCAAGTGATGTCAATCGCAGATGCACGCACAAAAGCTCAAGGTCAGGAAGTAGTTGTCAAAGGTGTTGTAACAGCTAAGCTAAAAAACACGATTCATATGCAAGATGAAACAGGAGCGATTGCTGTTCGTCCAACGTCACTAAATGTTGAACTTGGCGATGAAGTAACGTTGAAAGGGACGTTGAAAGAGTATAATAGTCTGTTGCAAATGGAGCCAGCTACTATCGAGACAAAAGGTGACAATGTAGGTGTTCCCGAGCCTTTAGAAATTACAGCTAGTGAAGTCAAAGAAGAGAATGAGTCCAAATTAGCAAAAATTAAAAACGTGACTATTACGGCTGACCTTGGTTCAGGTAACTACTCAGGTACAGTAGACGGGGAAACGGTGACGATTCGTGATGAAAACGGCAATTTGGGTCTAGCGGCAAATACAAAATATGATTCCATTACAGGAATTGTTTCGCAATTTAAAGATACGTACCAAATCATCCCGCGCTCACAACAAGATATCGTAGCAGATAGCTCAGTTGTTCAACCAGTTTTTGCTAATCCGGGTAGCGGAACATTTGTAGGTGGTACAACGGTTAATTTATCTACAAATACGCCTAATGCTGATATTTTATACACAGTAGATGGGACAGACCCAATCGAAAAGGGTGTGAAATACGAAGCACCAATCGAAATTACAGCTGACACTACGCTTAAAGCTGTTGTAAAGGCAGCCGACGGGAAGTACAGCGAAGTAAAAACGTTTGACTATAAAGTTACAGATAGTCTCCAAATTCATGATATTCAAGGAGCTAGTCATCAATCATCATTTGATGGACAGACAGTTCAGAATATTGAAGGGATTGTCACTTATTCATTTGTTTTAGGCGGTTCTACTTATTACCACATCCAAACACCAGATGAAAAAGTAGACAATGATCCAAAAACATCTGAAGGAATGATCCTTTATAGCGGCAAAAATGCTTGGCCGATCAAGGTGGGCGATCTAGTTTCCGTCACTGGTAAAGTGAGTGAGTATGCGATTGATGGATTCCCTGATCGTCAAAAAACAGATATGAAAACAACACAAATCAATGTTCGTAATGATCAAGGTGGGAATGTGGAAGTCATCCAATCAGGTGTAGACTTACCAAAACCAATCGTCATTGACGAAAAGAACCTGCCAAATCAACATGTTGATAGCGATCATTTAGCTGAATTTAACCCTAATGTAGATGCGATTGACTTCTGGGAAAGCTTAGAAGGTATGCGTATAGAAGTGGGTAATGTAAAAGCTGTAGCTCCACAAGAACATGGGGATCTTGTCACTGTTCTTGAAAGTAAGCAAACAAACTCGCTACATGGTGGAGTTCTCTTAGAAAAAGATAAACAAAATGCAGATCGTATCCAATTCCGTTTAGAGCCGAACAGTCAAGCACGTGACTTTGAAGTCGCAACAGGCGATAAATTTAAAGGGCCGATCACAGGCGTTGTCGGCTATTCATTTCAAAACTACAAAATTTACGTTTCCTTAGATGAGATGAAAGCGGCTCATGTAAAAGGCGAGGCAAAACCAGAGCAAACAAAGATTGTGAAAGATGATGAGAAACTAACTATCGCTTCTTATAACTTAGAGAATTTCTCAAATAATTCAAAAACGACAACAGATGATAAAGCACAAAAATTAGCAAGAGCGATTGCCAATGATATGAAAAGCCCTGATATTGTCGGTGTGACAGAAGTGCAAGATAACAATGGTCCTGATGCTGGTGATTCAAAGGCAGACCAAAGTTATCAACGATTGATCACTGAGATTAAAAAAGCAGGCGGACCAGAATATAAGTATGTCAATATTGATCCAGAGAACGACCAAGATGGTGGTCAACCAGGAGCGAATATCCGTGTGGGATTCTTATACAATCCTGAGCGCGTATCATTGACGGAAGGTATGCCAGCTGGAAATGCAACAACTGCGGTTGATTATAAAGATGGAAAGTTAACGCATAACCCTGGTCGTATTGATCCAACAAACTCGGCATTTAATAGTAGTCGTAAACCATTAGCTGCTCAATTTGATTTCCAAGGGGAAAGTGTCATTGTTATTGCCAACCACTGGAACTCAAAAAATGGAGATACGCCGTTATTCGGTTCACAACAGCCGCCTGTTTACGGAAGTGAAGTACAACGTAAGCAAATTGCTACTGTCGTATCCGACTTTATTAAAGATGTGAAAACAGAAAATCCAAATGCAAACATTGTCTCTCTTGGCGACTTTAATGACTTCCAATTCACTGAAGCGTTAAAAATCCACGAAGGCGAACATATGACAAATATGATCAATAAAGTGGAAGAGTCTGATCGTTACACATATGTATATCAAGGAAACTCTCAAGTATTAGACCATATTTTAGTATCAAATAACTTAGTCGATCAAACAGAAGTGGATATTCTTCATGTCAATGCTGATTTTACAGATATGGCAGGTCGTGCAAGTGACCATGATCCATTATTAGTTCAAGTTGGTTTGGCCGATGATGGAGAAGTTGCTCCGATCACTCCTGAAAAAGTTTACAACTTAAAAAACTTTAAAACGAAAAAGCTTACTATTCAATCACCAAGCGTTGGTATTGATCTTGATGAATCATCCGTTATTACTGAAGGTATTTACTTAACAAGTGCTTATGCCGAACTTAAAGGTGCCGGCCTGAAAACGACAAAAGTAACGATCAAACCGAAAAATGAAGGTGCCATTATTGATTTCAAAGGTGCCGAAGTAAGTGAAGTCATCATTGATGGAACGAATGTCAAAGAAATCAGAGGTGCTGAAAACATCAAAAATATTAAATACGAGAATGGCGCCACACCTGATTCTATTAAATTCACAGATTCAAAAGGAGAGCCAATCGGCTCTCCTTCTTTGCCAGAAGAAAACAAAGCTCCTGTGTTAAAAAAGGATTTTGAGAATCAGACGGTAAAAGTAGGAGAAACGATTTCCCTGCCATTATCCGATTATTTTTCTGACCCTGATAATGATCCATTAACATTCACATCGACGAAAGGGAGTATTGATCCGAAAACAGCTACTCTTACATTAGCACTTGAAGAAGGAACCCATATGGTTGCGGTCACTGCTACAGATGGAAAGGCTAGCGAAACGGCGAGATTTGGCGTTACGGTAAAAGGAGAAGAAACACCGGTTGATGATTATTATAAAGATGCCTATGGAAAAACAGGAAGCGAATTGAAAGCATCCCTACATGAAATTATCGATGACCATACGCAGCTTTCTTATGATCAAGTATGGGAAGCACTGAAAGAAACCGATGAAGATCCTGCTAATCCGAACAATGTAATTTTGCTTTACTCTGGGAAATCTCGTCCGAAAAGTGCAGCTGGTGGAGATGTGGGAGATTGGAATCGAGAGCATGTTTGGGCAAAATCACATGGCGATTTCGGAACAAGCAGAGGCCCTGGTACAGACATCCACCACTTGCGTCCGACAGATGTAACGATCAATAGCACGAGAGGAAGTTTAGACTTTGACAATGGTGGAAGTCCTGTTAAGAATTGTGATGGCTGCTTCAAAACAGCTAATTCATGGGAGCCACCTGATCGTGTGAAAGGCGATGTTGCCAGAATGCTTTTTTACATGACTGTACGCTATGAAAACGGAGATCGTGTCGACTTGGAGTTAAATGAGAAACTCAATAACGGAAAGAATCCGTACCATGGCAAAGAATCCGTCCTATTAGAATGGCACGAACAAGACCCGGTCGACAACTTCGAGAAAAACCGCAACAACGTCATACAAAAATGGCAAGGCAACCGCAACCCATTCATTGATCATCCAGAATGGGCAGAAATGATCTGGTAG